A window of the Xenopus laevis strain J_2021 chromosome 9_10L, Xenopus_laevis_v10.1, whole genome shotgun sequence genome harbors these coding sequences:
- the carf.L gene encoding calcium-responsive transcription factor isoform X3 gives MDMESNGLDADVLTRPADLLITCTNTEDDVGADDGILKNTANQISTLAEQYHFIDQSGNTIQYAIQAMPGANPQMMILTSESENGQVFHVIPSSQSGTTQLVIPQGQDLDEQLQQNENTENLQVVAGNTVTENAASFIIHSNASLAVSKMPSDRSPTELFQKPLQPLPTNIPVWARRLRSCEKIGDSYRGYCLSENELMSILALHKQQTQSVWGTRQSPSPAKAATRLMWKSQYVPYDGIPFVNAGSRAIVMECQYGPRRKGAQPKKITENDNMSGSMYKATCPARIYIKKVKKFPNYRVPTDPKIDKKLIRMEQEKAFNLLKKDLDGTDGVLRWYMQLPDQDAHQYHDLETGCFSPSTFQPPTEDEEEILCEENSTQLSRLHPKVAEKIHDLVSKGINEVYSVRKQLRKFVERDLFKPDDIPERHNLSYFPTVNDLKNHIHEAQKALGNEELIYDAETIPEPVREIQWTADSGNVLNEMVTVTFGPLQQEEQETLLKVENPPSEDVCQDTAQLISSLTSLQPKIFAQLQGLQLQPSFTSADGKTALITVNPLGPSFLPAEGKTALITVNPTDQSFTTSDGKTALITVNPTAPSFASADGTAALITVHPPAIGSSTCLLDSGGNRHPLVVSHLHGQQNDSPLSSITSLPASAHNLVSMGQIVTVEEASGMAGEVHQILLGDIHPIPIRIVENQQTIVEINAPNGFSTEDVVELNKEVSEVQLSAIQDSSTHSQTPV, from the exons ATGGATATGGAAAGTAATGGACTAGACGCTGATGTACTGACTCGGCCTGCAGACTTGTTGATCACTTGCACCAATACAGAGGATGATGTTGGTGCAGATGATGGGATTCTCAAG AATACTGCAAACCAAATATCCACCCTCGCCGAGCAGTACCATTTTATAGATCAAAGTGGAAACACCATTCAATATGCAATTCAGGCCATGCCTGGTGCCAACCCCCAAATG ATGATCCTTACCAGTGAGTCAGAAAATGGCCAAGTGTTCCATGTTATTCCTTCCAGCCAATCAGGAACAACTCAGCTTGTTATTCCACAGGGTCAGGACTTAGATG AGCAGCTGCAACAGAATGAAAACACTGAAAATCTCCAGGTAGTAGCAGGCAACACTGTGACAGAAAATGCAGCCAGCTTCATTATTCATTCCAATGCATCACTGGCTGTATCAAAGATGCCATCTGACAG gtcaCCTACAGAGTTGTTCCAAAAACCTCTCCAACCATTGCCAACAAACATTCCTGTTTGGGCTCGTCGTCTCAGGAGCTGTGAG AAAATAGGAGACTCTTACCGTGGTTACTGCTTAAGTGAGAATGAGCTAATGAGCATTTTAGCACTGCACAAGCAGCAGACACAGAGCGTTTGGGGAACCCGCCAGTCTCCAAGTCCTGCTAAAGCAGCTACAAGACTTATGTGGAAGTCACAATATGTTCCATATGATGGAATTCCTTTTGTTAATGCAG GGAGCAGAGCAATCGTTATGGAATGTCAGTATGGGCCACGAAGAAAAGGAGCCCAACCCAAAAAGATCACCGAAAATGACAACATGTCCGGCTCAATGTACAAAGCAACTTGTCCAGCGAG GATATACATCAAAAAAGTAAAGAAGTTCCCTAATTACAGAGTGCCGACAGATCCTAAGATTGACAAGAAACTTATAAGAATGGAACAGGAGAAAGCATTTAACTTGTTAAAGAAGGATCTAGATGGGACTGATGGAGTTCTCAG GTGGTACATGCAGTTACCAGATCAAGATGCTCATCAATATCATGATCTAGAAACTGGTTGCTTTTCACCATCAACTTTCCAGCCACCCACAGAAGATGAAGAGGAGATTCTTTGTGAGGAGAACTCCACGCAACTCTCACGGCTACATCCTAAAGTAGCAGAAAAAATCCATGATCTGGTGTCCAAAGGAATAAATGAAGTTTACTCAGTTAGGAAACAGCTTAG GAAGTTTGTGGAGCGGGACCTGTTTAAACCCGATGACATACCTGAGCGCCATAACTTGTCCTACTTTCCAACTGTGAATGATCTAAAGAATCACATTCATGAGGCACAGAAAGCTCTGGGGAATGAGGAGCTCATTTATGATGCGGAAACAATCCCTGAGCCAGTCAGAGAG atccagTGGACTGCTGACAGTGGAAATGTTCTTAATGAAATGGTTACTGTAACATTTGGACCGCTTCAACAGGAAG AACAGGAAACTTTATTGAAGGTGGAGAATCCACCCTCAGAGGATGTTTGCCAAGACACAGCTCAGCTGATCTCTTCCCTGACCTCATTGCAACCCAAAATCTTTGCGCAGCTACAG GGACTCCAGTTGCAACCATCCTTTACATCAGCAGATGGCAAAACCGCTCTTATCACTGTGAATCCATTAGGTCCGTCCTTTCTACCAGCTGAAGGGAAAACTGCACTTATTACAGTTAACCCTACGGACCAATCATTTACAACTTCTGATGGGAAAACCGCACTTATTACCGTAAATCCCACTGCTCCTTCATTTGCATCAGCGGATGGGACAGCGGCACTGATCACTGTGCACCCTCCTGCCATTGGTAGTTCTACATGCCTGCTGGACTCAGGAGGAAACCGTCATCCTTTGGTGGTCAGTCATTTGCACGGTCAACAGAATGACTCCCCTCTGTCCTCCATCACTAGTTTGCCTGCATCTGCCCACAACCTAGTCAGTATGGGCCAGATTGTAACAGTGGAAGAGGCAAGTGGAATGGCTGGAGAGGTGCATCAAATTCTGCTGGGAGACATCCACCCTATTCCTATCAGGATTGTAGAGAACCAACAAACTATTG TTGAAATAAACGCTCCCAATGGATTTAGCACAGAGGATGTTGTTGAGTTAAATAAAGAGGTATCTGAAGTACAGCTGAGTGCTATACAAGATAGCTCCACACATTCACAAACCCCGGTGTGA
- the carf.L gene encoding calcium-responsive transcription factor isoform X2 — MWRGFICFSHMDMESNGLDADVLTRPADLLITCTNTEDDVGADDGILKNTANQISTLAEQYHFIDQSGNTIQYAIQAMPGANPQMMILTSESENGQVFHVIPSSQSGTTQLVIPQGQDLDEQLQQNENTENLQVVAGNTVTENAASFIIHSNASLAVSKMPSDRSPTELFQKPLQPLPTNIPVWARRLRSCEKIGDSYRGYCLSENELMSILALHKQQTQSVWGTRQSPSPAKAATRLMWKSQYVPYDGIPFVNAGSRAIVMECQYGPRRKGAQPKKITENDNMSGSMYKATCPARIYIKKVKKFPNYRVPTDPKIDKKLIRMEQEKAFNLLKKDLDGTDGVLRWYMQLPDQDAHQYHDLETGCFSPSTFQPPTEDEEEILCEENSTQLSRLHPKVAEKIHDLVSKGINEVYSVRKQLRKFVERDLFKPDDIPERHNLSYFPTVNDLKNHIHEAQKALGNEELIYDAETIPEPVREIQWTADSGNVLNEMVTVTFGPLQQEEQETLLKVENPPSEDVCQDTAQLISSLTSLQPKIFAQLQGLQLQPSFTSADGKTALITVNPLGPSFLPAEGKTALITVNPTDQSFTTSDGKTALITVNPTAPSFASADGTAALITVHPPAIGSSTCLLDSGGNRHPLVVSHLHGQQNDSPLSSITSLPASAHNLVSMGQIVTVEEASGMAGEVHQILLGDIHPIPIRIVENQQTIVEINAPNGFSTEDVVELNKEVSEVQLSAIQDSSTHSQTPV; from the exons GCCACATGGATATGGAAAGTAATGGACTAGACGCTGATGTACTGACTCGGCCTGCAGACTTGTTGATCACTTGCACCAATACAGAGGATGATGTTGGTGCAGATGATGGGATTCTCAAG AATACTGCAAACCAAATATCCACCCTCGCCGAGCAGTACCATTTTATAGATCAAAGTGGAAACACCATTCAATATGCAATTCAGGCCATGCCTGGTGCCAACCCCCAAATG ATGATCCTTACCAGTGAGTCAGAAAATGGCCAAGTGTTCCATGTTATTCCTTCCAGCCAATCAGGAACAACTCAGCTTGTTATTCCACAGGGTCAGGACTTAGATG AGCAGCTGCAACAGAATGAAAACACTGAAAATCTCCAGGTAGTAGCAGGCAACACTGTGACAGAAAATGCAGCCAGCTTCATTATTCATTCCAATGCATCACTGGCTGTATCAAAGATGCCATCTGACAG gtcaCCTACAGAGTTGTTCCAAAAACCTCTCCAACCATTGCCAACAAACATTCCTGTTTGGGCTCGTCGTCTCAGGAGCTGTGAG AAAATAGGAGACTCTTACCGTGGTTACTGCTTAAGTGAGAATGAGCTAATGAGCATTTTAGCACTGCACAAGCAGCAGACACAGAGCGTTTGGGGAACCCGCCAGTCTCCAAGTCCTGCTAAAGCAGCTACAAGACTTATGTGGAAGTCACAATATGTTCCATATGATGGAATTCCTTTTGTTAATGCAG GGAGCAGAGCAATCGTTATGGAATGTCAGTATGGGCCACGAAGAAAAGGAGCCCAACCCAAAAAGATCACCGAAAATGACAACATGTCCGGCTCAATGTACAAAGCAACTTGTCCAGCGAG GATATACATCAAAAAAGTAAAGAAGTTCCCTAATTACAGAGTGCCGACAGATCCTAAGATTGACAAGAAACTTATAAGAATGGAACAGGAGAAAGCATTTAACTTGTTAAAGAAGGATCTAGATGGGACTGATGGAGTTCTCAG GTGGTACATGCAGTTACCAGATCAAGATGCTCATCAATATCATGATCTAGAAACTGGTTGCTTTTCACCATCAACTTTCCAGCCACCCACAGAAGATGAAGAGGAGATTCTTTGTGAGGAGAACTCCACGCAACTCTCACGGCTACATCCTAAAGTAGCAGAAAAAATCCATGATCTGGTGTCCAAAGGAATAAATGAAGTTTACTCAGTTAGGAAACAGCTTAG GAAGTTTGTGGAGCGGGACCTGTTTAAACCCGATGACATACCTGAGCGCCATAACTTGTCCTACTTTCCAACTGTGAATGATCTAAAGAATCACATTCATGAGGCACAGAAAGCTCTGGGGAATGAGGAGCTCATTTATGATGCGGAAACAATCCCTGAGCCAGTCAGAGAG atccagTGGACTGCTGACAGTGGAAATGTTCTTAATGAAATGGTTACTGTAACATTTGGACCGCTTCAACAGGAAG AACAGGAAACTTTATTGAAGGTGGAGAATCCACCCTCAGAGGATGTTTGCCAAGACACAGCTCAGCTGATCTCTTCCCTGACCTCATTGCAACCCAAAATCTTTGCGCAGCTACAG GGACTCCAGTTGCAACCATCCTTTACATCAGCAGATGGCAAAACCGCTCTTATCACTGTGAATCCATTAGGTCCGTCCTTTCTACCAGCTGAAGGGAAAACTGCACTTATTACAGTTAACCCTACGGACCAATCATTTACAACTTCTGATGGGAAAACCGCACTTATTACCGTAAATCCCACTGCTCCTTCATTTGCATCAGCGGATGGGACAGCGGCACTGATCACTGTGCACCCTCCTGCCATTGGTAGTTCTACATGCCTGCTGGACTCAGGAGGAAACCGTCATCCTTTGGTGGTCAGTCATTTGCACGGTCAACAGAATGACTCCCCTCTGTCCTCCATCACTAGTTTGCCTGCATCTGCCCACAACCTAGTCAGTATGGGCCAGATTGTAACAGTGGAAGAGGCAAGTGGAATGGCTGGAGAGGTGCATCAAATTCTGCTGGGAGACATCCACCCTATTCCTATCAGGATTGTAGAGAACCAACAAACTATTG TTGAAATAAACGCTCCCAATGGATTTAGCACAGAGGATGTTGTTGAGTTAAATAAAGAGGTATCTGAAGTACAGCTGAGTGCTATACAAGATAGCTCCACACATTCACAAACCCCGGTGTGA
- the carf.L gene encoding calcium-responsive transcription factor isoform X1, with the protein MVEHLAVLPHCCACALYSSPLWCLRKPRRGHMDMESNGLDADVLTRPADLLITCTNTEDDVGADDGILKNTANQISTLAEQYHFIDQSGNTIQYAIQAMPGANPQMMILTSESENGQVFHVIPSSQSGTTQLVIPQGQDLDEQLQQNENTENLQVVAGNTVTENAASFIIHSNASLAVSKMPSDRSPTELFQKPLQPLPTNIPVWARRLRSCEKIGDSYRGYCLSENELMSILALHKQQTQSVWGTRQSPSPAKAATRLMWKSQYVPYDGIPFVNAGSRAIVMECQYGPRRKGAQPKKITENDNMSGSMYKATCPARIYIKKVKKFPNYRVPTDPKIDKKLIRMEQEKAFNLLKKDLDGTDGVLRWYMQLPDQDAHQYHDLETGCFSPSTFQPPTEDEEEILCEENSTQLSRLHPKVAEKIHDLVSKGINEVYSVRKQLRKFVERDLFKPDDIPERHNLSYFPTVNDLKNHIHEAQKALGNEELIYDAETIPEPVREIQWTADSGNVLNEMVTVTFGPLQQEEQETLLKVENPPSEDVCQDTAQLISSLTSLQPKIFAQLQGLQLQPSFTSADGKTALITVNPLGPSFLPAEGKTALITVNPTDQSFTTSDGKTALITVNPTAPSFASADGTAALITVHPPAIGSSTCLLDSGGNRHPLVVSHLHGQQNDSPLSSITSLPASAHNLVSMGQIVTVEEASGMAGEVHQILLGDIHPIPIRIVENQQTIVEINAPNGFSTEDVVELNKEVSEVQLSAIQDSSTHSQTPV; encoded by the exons GCCACATGGATATGGAAAGTAATGGACTAGACGCTGATGTACTGACTCGGCCTGCAGACTTGTTGATCACTTGCACCAATACAGAGGATGATGTTGGTGCAGATGATGGGATTCTCAAG AATACTGCAAACCAAATATCCACCCTCGCCGAGCAGTACCATTTTATAGATCAAAGTGGAAACACCATTCAATATGCAATTCAGGCCATGCCTGGTGCCAACCCCCAAATG ATGATCCTTACCAGTGAGTCAGAAAATGGCCAAGTGTTCCATGTTATTCCTTCCAGCCAATCAGGAACAACTCAGCTTGTTATTCCACAGGGTCAGGACTTAGATG AGCAGCTGCAACAGAATGAAAACACTGAAAATCTCCAGGTAGTAGCAGGCAACACTGTGACAGAAAATGCAGCCAGCTTCATTATTCATTCCAATGCATCACTGGCTGTATCAAAGATGCCATCTGACAG gtcaCCTACAGAGTTGTTCCAAAAACCTCTCCAACCATTGCCAACAAACATTCCTGTTTGGGCTCGTCGTCTCAGGAGCTGTGAG AAAATAGGAGACTCTTACCGTGGTTACTGCTTAAGTGAGAATGAGCTAATGAGCATTTTAGCACTGCACAAGCAGCAGACACAGAGCGTTTGGGGAACCCGCCAGTCTCCAAGTCCTGCTAAAGCAGCTACAAGACTTATGTGGAAGTCACAATATGTTCCATATGATGGAATTCCTTTTGTTAATGCAG GGAGCAGAGCAATCGTTATGGAATGTCAGTATGGGCCACGAAGAAAAGGAGCCCAACCCAAAAAGATCACCGAAAATGACAACATGTCCGGCTCAATGTACAAAGCAACTTGTCCAGCGAG GATATACATCAAAAAAGTAAAGAAGTTCCCTAATTACAGAGTGCCGACAGATCCTAAGATTGACAAGAAACTTATAAGAATGGAACAGGAGAAAGCATTTAACTTGTTAAAGAAGGATCTAGATGGGACTGATGGAGTTCTCAG GTGGTACATGCAGTTACCAGATCAAGATGCTCATCAATATCATGATCTAGAAACTGGTTGCTTTTCACCATCAACTTTCCAGCCACCCACAGAAGATGAAGAGGAGATTCTTTGTGAGGAGAACTCCACGCAACTCTCACGGCTACATCCTAAAGTAGCAGAAAAAATCCATGATCTGGTGTCCAAAGGAATAAATGAAGTTTACTCAGTTAGGAAACAGCTTAG GAAGTTTGTGGAGCGGGACCTGTTTAAACCCGATGACATACCTGAGCGCCATAACTTGTCCTACTTTCCAACTGTGAATGATCTAAAGAATCACATTCATGAGGCACAGAAAGCTCTGGGGAATGAGGAGCTCATTTATGATGCGGAAACAATCCCTGAGCCAGTCAGAGAG atccagTGGACTGCTGACAGTGGAAATGTTCTTAATGAAATGGTTACTGTAACATTTGGACCGCTTCAACAGGAAG AACAGGAAACTTTATTGAAGGTGGAGAATCCACCCTCAGAGGATGTTTGCCAAGACACAGCTCAGCTGATCTCTTCCCTGACCTCATTGCAACCCAAAATCTTTGCGCAGCTACAG GGACTCCAGTTGCAACCATCCTTTACATCAGCAGATGGCAAAACCGCTCTTATCACTGTGAATCCATTAGGTCCGTCCTTTCTACCAGCTGAAGGGAAAACTGCACTTATTACAGTTAACCCTACGGACCAATCATTTACAACTTCTGATGGGAAAACCGCACTTATTACCGTAAATCCCACTGCTCCTTCATTTGCATCAGCGGATGGGACAGCGGCACTGATCACTGTGCACCCTCCTGCCATTGGTAGTTCTACATGCCTGCTGGACTCAGGAGGAAACCGTCATCCTTTGGTGGTCAGTCATTTGCACGGTCAACAGAATGACTCCCCTCTGTCCTCCATCACTAGTTTGCCTGCATCTGCCCACAACCTAGTCAGTATGGGCCAGATTGTAACAGTGGAAGAGGCAAGTGGAATGGCTGGAGAGGTGCATCAAATTCTGCTGGGAGACATCCACCCTATTCCTATCAGGATTGTAGAGAACCAACAAACTATTG TTGAAATAAACGCTCCCAATGGATTTAGCACAGAGGATGTTGTTGAGTTAAATAAAGAGGTATCTGAAGTACAGCTGAGTGCTATACAAGATAGCTCCACACATTCACAAACCCCGGTGTGA
- the carf.L gene encoding calcium-responsive transcription factor isoform X4, which yields MLQQNENTENLQVVAGNTVTENAASFIIHSNASLAVSKMPSDRSPTELFQKPLQPLPTNIPVWARRLRSCEKIGDSYRGYCLSENELMSILALHKQQTQSVWGTRQSPSPAKAATRLMWKSQYVPYDGIPFVNAGSRAIVMECQYGPRRKGAQPKKITENDNMSGSMYKATCPARIYIKKVKKFPNYRVPTDPKIDKKLIRMEQEKAFNLLKKDLDGTDGVLRWYMQLPDQDAHQYHDLETGCFSPSTFQPPTEDEEEILCEENSTQLSRLHPKVAEKIHDLVSKGINEVYSVRKQLRKFVERDLFKPDDIPERHNLSYFPTVNDLKNHIHEAQKALGNEELIYDAETIPEPVREIQWTADSGNVLNEMVTVTFGPLQQEEQETLLKVENPPSEDVCQDTAQLISSLTSLQPKIFAQLQGLQLQPSFTSADGKTALITVNPLGPSFLPAEGKTALITVNPTDQSFTTSDGKTALITVNPTAPSFASADGTAALITVHPPAIGSSTCLLDSGGNRHPLVVSHLHGQQNDSPLSSITSLPASAHNLVSMGQIVTVEEASGMAGEVHQILLGDIHPIPIRIVENQQTIVEINAPNGFSTEDVVELNKEVSEVQLSAIQDSSTHSQTPV from the exons ATG CTGCAACAGAATGAAAACACTGAAAATCTCCAGGTAGTAGCAGGCAACACTGTGACAGAAAATGCAGCCAGCTTCATTATTCATTCCAATGCATCACTGGCTGTATCAAAGATGCCATCTGACAG gtcaCCTACAGAGTTGTTCCAAAAACCTCTCCAACCATTGCCAACAAACATTCCTGTTTGGGCTCGTCGTCTCAGGAGCTGTGAG AAAATAGGAGACTCTTACCGTGGTTACTGCTTAAGTGAGAATGAGCTAATGAGCATTTTAGCACTGCACAAGCAGCAGACACAGAGCGTTTGGGGAACCCGCCAGTCTCCAAGTCCTGCTAAAGCAGCTACAAGACTTATGTGGAAGTCACAATATGTTCCATATGATGGAATTCCTTTTGTTAATGCAG GGAGCAGAGCAATCGTTATGGAATGTCAGTATGGGCCACGAAGAAAAGGAGCCCAACCCAAAAAGATCACCGAAAATGACAACATGTCCGGCTCAATGTACAAAGCAACTTGTCCAGCGAG GATATACATCAAAAAAGTAAAGAAGTTCCCTAATTACAGAGTGCCGACAGATCCTAAGATTGACAAGAAACTTATAAGAATGGAACAGGAGAAAGCATTTAACTTGTTAAAGAAGGATCTAGATGGGACTGATGGAGTTCTCAG GTGGTACATGCAGTTACCAGATCAAGATGCTCATCAATATCATGATCTAGAAACTGGTTGCTTTTCACCATCAACTTTCCAGCCACCCACAGAAGATGAAGAGGAGATTCTTTGTGAGGAGAACTCCACGCAACTCTCACGGCTACATCCTAAAGTAGCAGAAAAAATCCATGATCTGGTGTCCAAAGGAATAAATGAAGTTTACTCAGTTAGGAAACAGCTTAG GAAGTTTGTGGAGCGGGACCTGTTTAAACCCGATGACATACCTGAGCGCCATAACTTGTCCTACTTTCCAACTGTGAATGATCTAAAGAATCACATTCATGAGGCACAGAAAGCTCTGGGGAATGAGGAGCTCATTTATGATGCGGAAACAATCCCTGAGCCAGTCAGAGAG atccagTGGACTGCTGACAGTGGAAATGTTCTTAATGAAATGGTTACTGTAACATTTGGACCGCTTCAACAGGAAG AACAGGAAACTTTATTGAAGGTGGAGAATCCACCCTCAGAGGATGTTTGCCAAGACACAGCTCAGCTGATCTCTTCCCTGACCTCATTGCAACCCAAAATCTTTGCGCAGCTACAG GGACTCCAGTTGCAACCATCCTTTACATCAGCAGATGGCAAAACCGCTCTTATCACTGTGAATCCATTAGGTCCGTCCTTTCTACCAGCTGAAGGGAAAACTGCACTTATTACAGTTAACCCTACGGACCAATCATTTACAACTTCTGATGGGAAAACCGCACTTATTACCGTAAATCCCACTGCTCCTTCATTTGCATCAGCGGATGGGACAGCGGCACTGATCACTGTGCACCCTCCTGCCATTGGTAGTTCTACATGCCTGCTGGACTCAGGAGGAAACCGTCATCCTTTGGTGGTCAGTCATTTGCACGGTCAACAGAATGACTCCCCTCTGTCCTCCATCACTAGTTTGCCTGCATCTGCCCACAACCTAGTCAGTATGGGCCAGATTGTAACAGTGGAAGAGGCAAGTGGAATGGCTGGAGAGGTGCATCAAATTCTGCTGGGAGACATCCACCCTATTCCTATCAGGATTGTAGAGAACCAACAAACTATTG TTGAAATAAACGCTCCCAATGGATTTAGCACAGAGGATGTTGTTGAGTTAAATAAAGAGGTATCTGAAGTACAGCTGAGTGCTATACAAGATAGCTCCACACATTCACAAACCCCGGTGTGA